The proteins below are encoded in one region of Lonchura striata isolate bLonStr1 chromosome 1, bLonStr1.mat, whole genome shotgun sequence:
- the LOC144245932 gene encoding feather beta keratin-like, with the protein MRRSPPRTRRNLQILIATIRTLHTSPMACNTLCQPCGPTPLANSCNEPCALQCQDSRVIINPSPVLVTLPGPIMTSFPQNTAVGSTSSAALGSELSAQGQPISGGFGGFGYGLGYGRGFGYGLGGLGCYGRRGGYIC; encoded by the exons ATGCGACGCTCGCCTCCACGAACACGGCGCAACCTCCAAATCCTCATTGCGACCATCAg gaccctccacaCCTCACCCATGGCCTGCAAcaccctctgccagccctgcggaCCCACCCcgctggccaacagctgcaacgagccctgtgccctgcagtgccaggattCCCGCGTCATCATcaacccttcccctgtgctggtcaccctgccaggacccatcATGACCTCCTTCCCCCAGAACACCGCCGTCGGATCCACCTCCtcggctgctctgggcagtgagctcagtgcccagggacagcccatctCTGGTGGCTTTGGTGGCTTTGGCTACGGCCTTGGCTACGGCCGCGGGTTTGGCTACGGGCTGGGAGGCCTGGGCTGCTATGGCAGGAGGGGTGGCTACATCTGCTGA
- the LOC116183273 gene encoding feather beta keratin-like has protein sequence MACNTLCQPCGPTPLANSCNEPCALQCQDSRVIINPSPVLVTLPGPIMTSFPQNTAVGSTSSAAVGSELSAQGQPISGGFGGFGFGFGYGRGFGYGLGGLGCYGRRGGYIC, from the coding sequence ATGGCCTGCAAcaccctctgccagccctgcggaCCCACCCcgctggccaacagctgcaacgagccctgtgccctgcagtgccaggattCCCGCGTCATCATcaacccttcccctgtgctggtcaccctgccaggacccatcATGACCTCCTTCCCCCAGAACACCGCCGTCGGATCCACCTCCTCGGCTGCCGTGGGCAGTGAGctcagtgcccagggacagcccatctCCGGTGGATTTGGTGGATTTGGATTTGGCTTTGGCTACGGCCGTGGGTTTGGCTACGGGCTGGGAGGCCTGGGCTGCTATGGCAGGAGGGGTGGCTACATCTGCTGA
- the LOC144245858 gene encoding feather beta keratin-like: MACNTLCQPCGPTPLANSCNEPCALQCQDSRVIINPSPVLVTLPGPIMTSFPQNTAVGSTSSAALGSELSAQGQPISGGFGGFGYGLGYGRGFGYGLGGLGCYGRRGYGYIC, from the coding sequence ATGGCCTGCAAcaccctctgccagccctgcggaCCCACCCcgctggccaacagctgcaacgagccctgtgccctgcagtgccaggattCCCGCGTCATCATcaacccttcccctgtgctggtcaccctgccaggacccatcATGACCTCCTTCCCCCAGAACACCGCCGTCGGATCCACCTCCtcggctgctctgggcagtgagctcagtgcccagggacagcccatctCTGGTGGATTTGGTGGCTTTGGCTACGGCCTTGGCTACGGCCGTGGGTTTGGCTACGGGCTGGGAGGCCTGGGCTGCTATGGCAGGAGGGGATATGGCTACATCTGCTAA
- the LOC116183182 gene encoding feather beta keratin-like — MACNTLCQPCGPTPLANSCNEPCALQCQDSRVIINPSPVLVTLPGPIMTSFPQNTAVGSTSSAAVGSELSAQGQPISGGFGGFGYGLGYGRGFGYGLGGLGCYGRRGGYIC; from the coding sequence ATGGCCTGCAAcaccctctgccagccctgcggaCCCACCCcgctggccaacagctgcaacgagccctgtgccctgcagtgccaggattCCCGCGTCATCATcaacccttcccctgtgctggtcaccctgccaggacccatcATGACCTCCTTCCCCCAGAACACCGCCGTCGGATCCACCTCCTCGGCTGCCGTGGGCAGTGAGctcagtgcccagggacagcccatctCTGGTGGCTTTGGTGGCTTTGGCTACGGCCTTGGCTACGGCCGTGGGTTTGGCTACGGGCTGGGAGGCCTGGGCTGCTATGGCAGGAGGGGTGGCTACATCTGCTGA
- the LOC144246426 gene encoding feather beta keratin-like, protein MACNTLCQPCGPTPLANSCNEPCALQCQDSRVIINPSPVLVTLPGPIMTSFPQNTAVGSTSSAALGSELSAQGQPISGGFGGFGYGLGYGRGFGYGLGGLGCYGRRGGYIC, encoded by the coding sequence ATGGCCTGCAAcaccctctgccagccctgcggaCCCACCCCACTGGCCAACAGCTGCAacgagccctgtgccctgcagtgccaggattCCCGCGTCATCATcaacccttcccctgtgctggtcaccctgccaggacccatcATGACCTCCTTCCCCCAGAACACCGCCGTCGGATCCACCTCCtcggctgctctgggcagtgagctcagtgcccagggacagcccatctCTGGTGGCTTTGGTGGCTTTGGCTACGGCCTTGGCTACGGCCGTGGGTTTGGCTACGGGCTGGGAGGCCTGGGCTGCTATGGCAGGAGGGGTGGCTACATCTGCTGA
- the LOC144246464 gene encoding feather beta keratin-like, producing the protein MACNTLCGSTCGPTPLANSCNEPCALQCQDSRVIINPSPVLVTLPGPIMTSFPQNTAVGSTSSAAVGSELSAQGQPISGGFGGFGYGLGYGRGFGYGLGGLGCYGRRGGYIC; encoded by the coding sequence ATGGCCTGCAACACCCTCTGCGGATCCACCTGCGGACCCACCCcgctggccaacagctgcaacgagccctgtgccctgcagtgccaggattCCCGCGTCATCATcaacccttcccctgtgctggtcaccctgccaggacccatcATGACCTCCTTCCCCCAGAACACCGCCGTCGGATCCACCTCCTCGGCTGCTGTGGGCAGTGAGctcagtgcccagggacagcccatctCTGGTGGCTTTGGTGGCTTTGGCTACGGCCTTGGCTACGGCCGTGGGTTTGGCTACGGGCTGGGAGGCCTGGGCTGCTATGGCAGGAGGGGTGGCTACATCTGCTGA
- the LOC110480296 gene encoding feather beta keratin encodes MACNTLCGSTCGPTPLANSCNEPCALQCQDSRVIINPSPVLVTLPGPIMTSFPQNTAVGSTSSAAVGSELSAQGQPISRGFGGFGYGLGYGRGFGYGLGGLGCYGRRGYGYIC; translated from the coding sequence ATGGCCTGCAACACCCTCTGCGGATCCACCTGCGGACCCACCCcgctggccaacagctgcaacgagccctgtgccctgcagtgccaggattCCCGCGTCATCATcaacccttcccctgtgctggtcaccctgccaggacccatcATGACCTCCTTCCCCCAGAACACCGCCGTCGGATCCACCTCCTCGGCTGCCGTGGGCAGTGAGctcagtgcccagggacagcccatctCTCGTGGCTTTGGTGGCTTTGGCTACGGCCTTGGCTACGGCCGTGGGTTTGGCTACGGGCTGGGAGGCCTGGGCTGCTATGGCAGGAGGGGATATGGCTACATCTGCTGA
- the LOC144246469 gene encoding feather beta keratin-like — MACNTLCQPCGPTPLANSCNEPCALQCQDSRVIINPSPVLVTLPGPIMTSFPQNTAVGSTSSAAVGSELSAQGQPISGGFGGFGYGLGYGRGFGYGLGGLGCYGRRGYGYIC, encoded by the coding sequence ATGGCCTGCAAcaccctctgccagccctgcggaCCCACCCcgctggccaacagctgcaacgagccctgtgccctgcagtgccaggattCCCGCGTCATCATcaacccttcccctgtgctggtcaccctgccaggacccatcATGACCTCCTTCCCCCAGAACACCGCCGTCGGATCCACCTCCTCGGCTGCCGTGGGCAGTGAGctcagtgcccagggacagcccatctCTGGTGGATTTGGTGGCTTTGGCTACGGCCTTGGCTACGGCCGTGGGTTTGGCTACGGGCTGGGAGGCCTGGGCTGCTATGGCAGGAGGGGCTATGGCTACATCTGCTGA
- the LOC144246472 gene encoding feather beta keratin-like, translating into MACNTLCQPCGPTPLANSCNEPCALQCQDSRVIINPSPVLVTLPGPIMTSFPQNTAVGSTSSAAVGSELSAQGQPISGGFGGFGYGLGYGRGFGYRLGGLGCYGRRGGYIC; encoded by the coding sequence ATGGCCTGCAAcaccctctgccagccctgcggaCCCACCCcgctggccaacagctgcaacgagccctgtgccctgcagtgccaggattCCCGCGTCATCATcaacccttcccctgtgctggtcaccctgccaggacccatcATGACCTCCTTCCCCCAGAACACCGCCGTCGGATCCACCTCCTCGGCTGCCGTGGGCAGTGAGctcagtgcccagggacagcccatctCTGGTGGATTTGGTGGCTTTGGCTACGGCCTTGGCTACGGCCGTGGGTTTGGCTACAGGCTGGGAGGCCTGGGCTGCTATGGCAGGAGGGGTGGCTACATCTGCTGA